One Mya arenaria isolate MELC-2E11 chromosome 5, ASM2691426v1 genomic window carries:
- the LOC128234354 gene encoding uncharacterized protein LOC128234354, whose protein sequence is MASFLAISAIICVLIATVATIVAFSTPNWIEFEGNGDMLCNCHHCDCGLWLHCTGGSLTDTGNLDNCKWFFGDEFFIERSLPDWFKAVQGLMSCALASTMLALMIGLFSLCCSCRSCNPNMAAGAFANLTFLLLAISVILFGVQAHRIHFAEVLLEQGSNAPVYGWSFWVATGACLMSLLSSLLYFCVGRKEDYY, encoded by the exons ATGGCTTCTTTTTTAGCAATTTCTGctataatatgtgttttaataGCAACTGTGGCAACGATCGTGGCGTTCTCAACTCCGAACTGGATTGAGTTTGAAGGAAATGGAGACATGCTGTGCAACTGTCATCACTGCGATTGTGGATTATGGCTACACTGTACAGGGGGATCTCTCACCGACACTGGCAACCTCGATAACTGCAAGTGGTTCTTTGGAGATGAATTCTTCATTGAGAGGAGTCTCCCTG ACTGGTTCAAGGCGGTCCAAGGGCTGATGTCATGTGCTCTGGCCTCTACAATGCTGGCGTTGATGATCGGTCTGTTCTCGCTGTGTTGTTCTTGTCGTAGTTGCAACCCAAATATGGCCGCTGGAGCATTCGCAAACCTCACAT TTCTGCTGTTGGCAATCTCTGTCATCCTGTTCGGGGTTCAGGCCCATCGAATCCATTTCGCAGAAGTTTTGTTGGAGCAGGGATCGAACGCGCCCGTGTACGGCTGGAGTTTCTGGGTGGCTACGGGGGCGTGTCTTATGTCGCTTCTCTCTTCACTTCTCTACTTCTGCGTTGGGAGAAAGGAGGACTATTATTAG